One genomic window of Scylla paramamosain isolate STU-SP2022 chromosome 20, ASM3559412v1, whole genome shotgun sequence includes the following:
- the LOC135110242 gene encoding uncharacterized protein LOC135110242 — MPTLTAGGDSDPPTQARPRRPSPSEDPAPDRRPTEERKNNKRHKKERRKKKVVSAARPAGVGDTARASYVISDITDANQQKQQKEAPFLSPPARSSDYSQTPRNSSNFDGRPGDGKTGEAARPLNQATLKSLTSRHNGIIDSDTIVKDGQIFHRHDAREDRRGKSRGQSRRRHARRGDQLAILDETFQRDVGHRGMVDPTSYFTAEALNRGGHSQTRVAGNMRGVDGSAVTLSRGKVTQAAVILGENSSSRAQVTDHHGADDPVLASTVGADQRGGSADARARAPDAATTHAQIEFTPTSHYETELGEHGTASALSTPDGESTIATLGGQAKRGSYLGTAHSSTLQENYPPHHAQPSFENEGTQEQNAKNISHVLMDMSDMVDSIMETVHQPDLPQKAAHLPPDTHRTRPETKVVPAKEGLVGGNGDPPKESEIGRVSQQEYQEQERGGSQVVPQAAGQVDSAAYYQGQRGTPPEGSDWNGLSEDYRYNPSMYYNFDYPTDYRTTIDYDAPYLDLDPKVFHVQPLELDLNTLYPTPAPPVPRPHPDQTEGHSPAVVHQLQTTTPALPQYQFVSAPDQPNIPDYSHSPDHSQPDIPDYSHFPDQLDIPDYSHSPDHSQPDIPDYSYSPDHSQPDIPDYSHSPDHFQPDIPDYSRSPDQPDIPDYSHSPDHSQPDIPDYSHSPDHSQPDIPDYSHSPDHSQPDIPDYSHSPDHSQPDIPDYSHSPDHSQPDIPDYSHSPDHSQPEYSHSPDYSQPDIPDYSHSPDQPNIPDYSHSPDHSQPNIPDYSHSPDYSQPDIPDYSHSPDQPNIPDYSHSPDHSQPNIPDYSHSPDYSQPDIPDYSHSPDQPDIPDYSHSPDHSQPDIPDYSHSPDHSQPDIPDYSHSPDHSQPDIPDYSHSPDYSQPDIPDYSRSPDQPNIPDYSHSPDHSQPDIPDYSHSPDYSSLIFQTIPSLIFQIIPILQTSPIFQTIPSLIFQTIPTHHTIPSPIFQTIPTHQTSPIFQIIPTPQAIPSPMFHSIPTHQTGPILQTIPTPQTIPSPIFQITSKT; from the exons ATGCCAACACTCACCGCGGGAGGAGATTCAGACCCACCCACACAGGCACGCCCCCGCAGACCAAGTCCCTCAGAAGATCCCGCACCAGACCGACGCCCGACAGAAGagcgaaaaaataataagagacacaaaaaggagagaagaaaaaagaaggtagTCTCTGCCGCGCGACCCGCTGGAGTGGGTGACACGGCTAGAGCCTCTTATG TCATCAGCGACATCACAGACGCAAACCAGCAAAAGCAGCAGAAGGAGGCGCCTTTCCTGTCTCCACCTGCCAGATCTAGTGACTACAGCCAGACTCCTCGGAATTCCAGTAACTTTGACGGCCGTCCCGGGGACGGTAAGACAGGAGAAGCCGCGCGTCCCCTCAACCAGGCTACTCTCAAGAGCCTGACCTCGAGACACAATGGCATAATTGATTCTGACACAATCGTGAAGGACGGACAGATATTCCACAGGCACGATGCCagggaggacaggagaggaaagagcagGGGGCAAAGTCGGCGCCGACACGCCAGACGAGGAGACCAGCTAGCCATATTAGATGAGACTTTTCAGCGGGACGTGGGGCACAGGGGAATGGTTGATCCCACAAGTTATTTCACGGCTGAGGCCCTGAACAGGGGCGGACATAGCCAGACTCGAGTGGCGGGCAACATGCGCGGCGTGGACGGATCAGCTGTGACCCTGAGTAGGGGCAAGGTGACCCAAGCTGCGGTCATTCTTGGGGAGAACTCCTCCTCCAGAGCGCAGGTCACAGACCACCACGGAGCAGATGACCCCGTTCTCGCCTCCACTGTGGGTGCTGACCAGCGGGGCGGCTCAGCGGATGCCAGGGCCAGAGCTCCTGACGCCGCCACTACCCACGCCCAGATCGAGTTTACTCCCACTTCTCACTATGAGACGGAGCTCGGCGAGCACGGCACTGCATCGGCTCTCTCCACTCCCGACGGGGAATCTACTATTGCCACTCTGGGCGGCCAGGCCAAACGCGGCTCATATCTAGGCACAGCACACTCTAGTACCCTGCAGGAGAATTACCCGCCCCACCACGCCCAACCCTCTTTCGAAAACGAAGGGACGCAGGAACAGAATGCCAAGAATATAAGTCACGTGCTAATGGATATGTCAGACATGGTGGACAGCATCATGGAGACGGTGCACCAGCCAGACCTGCCGCAGAAGGCAGCCCACCTCCCACCAGACACGCACCGCACCCGACCGGAAACCAAGGTGGTCCCGGCCAAGGAAGGCTTGGTGGGCGGCAACGGAGACCCTCCTAAGGAAAGTGAGATTGGCCGCGTGTCTCAACAAGAGTATCAGGAGCAGGAGCGTGGTGGGAGCCAGGTGGTCCCTCAGGCAGCAGGCCAGGTGGACAGTGCTGCCTACTACCAGGGGCAACGCGGGACACCTCCCGAAGGCAGTGACTGGAATGGACTGTCTGAGGACTACAGATACAACCCATCCATGTACTACAACTTCGATTACCCGACTGACTACCGCACGACGATCGACTACGACGCCCCGTACCTGGACCTGGATCCAAAGGTCTTTCACGTGCAGCCCTTGGAGCTGGACCTGAACACTCTGTACCCGACGCCCGCCCCGCCTGTGCCGCGCCCGCATCCAGACCAGACTGAGGGCCACTCCCCAGCTGTTGTCCACCAGCTGCAGACCACAACTCCCGCCCTGCCGCAATACCAGTTCGTGTCAGCTCCAGATCAGCCCAATATTCCAGACTATTCCCACTCCCCAGACCATTCCCAGCCCGATATTCCAGACTATTCCCACTTCCCAGACCAGCTTGATATTCCAGACTATTCCCACTCCCCTGACCATTCCCAGCCTGATATTCCAGACTATTCCTATTCCCCAGACCATTCCCAGCCTGATATTCCAGACTATTCTCACTCACCAGACCATTTCCAGCCTGATATTCCAGACTATTCCCGCTCCCCAGACCAGCCTGATATTCCAGACTATTCCCACTCCCCAGACCATTCCCAGCCTGATATTCCAGACTATTCCCACTCTCCAGACCATTCCCAGCCTGATATTCCAGACTATTCCCACTCCCCAGACCATTCCCAGCCCGATATTCCAGACTATTCCCACTCCCCAGACCATTCCCAGCCTGATATTCCAGACTATTCCCACTCCCCAGACCATTCCCAGCCTGATATTCCAGACTATTCCCACTCCCCAGACCATTCCCAGCCTGAATATTCCCACTCCCCAGACTATTCCCAGCCTGATATTCCAGACTATTCCCACTCCCCAGACCAGCCCAATATTCCAGACTATTCCCATTCCCCAGACCATTCCCAGCCCAATATTCCAGACTATTCCCACTCCCCAGACTATTCCCAGCCTGATATTCCAGACTATTCCCACTCCCCAGACCAGCCCAATATTCCAGACTATTCCCATTCCCCAGACCATTCCCAGCCCAATATTCCAGACTATTCCCACTCCCCAGACTATTCCCAGCCTGATATTCCAGACTATTCCCATTCACCAGACCAGCCTGATATTCCAGACTATTCCCACTCCCCAGACCATTCCCAGCCCGATATTCCAGACTATTCCCACTCCCCAGACCATTCCCAGCCTGATATTCCAGACTATTCCCACTCCCCAGACCATTCCCAGCCTGATATTCCAGACTATTCCCACTCCCCAGACTATTCCCAGCCTGATATTCCAGACTATTCCCGTTCACCAGACCAGCCCAATATTCCAGACTATTCCCACTCCCCAGACCATTCACAGCCTGATATTCCAGACTATTCCCACTCCCCAGACTATTCCAGCCTGATATTCCAGACTATTCCCAGCCTAATATTCCAGATTATTCCCATTCTCCAGACCAGCCCCATATTCCAGACTATTCCCAGCCTGATATTCCAGACTATTCCCACTCACCATACCATTCCCAGCCCCATATTCCAGACTATTCCCACTCACCAGACCAGTCCAATATTCCAGATTATTCCCACTCCTCAGGCCATTCCCAGCCCCATGTTCCACAGTATTCCCACTCATCAGACTGGTCCAATACTCCAGACTATTCCCACCCCCCAGACCATTCCCAGCCCAATATTCCAGATTACTTCCAAGACCTGA